GCCACGGCTTTTAGCTGCTGATTTATTATTGGTTTTCATTATTTGTGGCTCTCTTCAGTTAATAGTAGACTTATAAAGAGTCACATAAACATCATCATTCAGAAATGAGCATCTAGATCACACTGTAAGCCCGTACAGGttgattgaacttaaaaaaattatggaAACCCGCTGCcctaaaaaagttaatttcgtcTTGTTGAAAAAACGAAACTTTTTAAGTTTATTGTACTCATTAtttcaaatgcatttaattaaacaTTCAGTTGACCTAAATAAAGGTTTTTAGTGCACACTATTGACATCTTAGGTACAATAAACCTAAAAAGTCTTGttttttcaacaaaacaaaattagcttttttagggCAGCGAGTTtccataatttttttaagttcaatcaaCCTGTATAGGCTTAAAACATAAAATGTTGACCTAAATGTTGACAGATATTAATTTAACCTGAACAATTCACTATAAATGATTTATTGAAAATGCACCTACATTACAAACAAGGACAAAGATGAAAGATTTACTTTACAATTTATTTGAAATCACTTAGAAATATCACTTTTAAAAACAAGTGACAAAACAAGAAAATGCCTTGTATAACAATTACTCATTTATTACTATAAATcgtattaaaacaattatttaaaaccttttaaactgtttttacaaacatatttaaatattaaacaaccACAGTATATCAAGGGTTTTTACAATACTGGAATTcaataccaatcggtactgaagttaaaaaaaaaaaaagtctatttccacctaacatttgagcactgttaagCACATTCTTAAGCAgtactgatttgccattgtgtttacgtgctccacagaaatgactgtgaatgGCTGTGGTCATCGGATCACTGAActtactgctgtttactgagtgtaaacacagatacagggacccatgagcgttttaaagccataattcatcagcggatcgcttgtCAGCTTATAGACAGCTGATTAACTTGACTTTAAACACTCCAGTATCCCTGTATCTGGGTTTACGCTCAATAAAAAGTGGTGAGTTAGGTGAACCGAACAccttcacagtcatttctgttgagcatgtgaacacaatggcaaatcagtgctgtttaacaaCACGCTCAACAGCACTTGAATGTAAGCGggaatgaacattttttaaatttcagtaccaattggtatcgaattccagtattgtgacaatcCTACATTACACCGTATCATTATAGAACATTAACACTTGCCAAACACTAAGGCAAAGTTTTACACTTTTCCATCACAGTTACAGCAGAACAGCAAGCCTGAAGGAACATGACTTTTCTGTACCTGTTTACATGGCAAGTTGATTTTTGACAGCCAGAATCTTACCCTTCAGCTCCTTCTTACCCAAACCCAGCAGAACTTGTTGAATGAAAAGAAGGGTATTGCCCATGCACTTTGGGTAGTCTAGGTGCAGTGCATAAGTTAAACCAAAAAGAAGACACATGGCCTGGGGTATGTTGTCTATATTGTCCATTACAACATTCCCTTCCAAGATGATTCCCACTGAGGATGGGTGGAGGCGGAAGGACAGGGGTTGCAGAGCATCTTCATTTTCCCGGTTAAGGATTCCAACGGGCACATGTTGGTATGAGTCTCCATCATCAGAAGCCTGACAACAATATAcagataacaaaaataaatcttagaggtgtacatttgattttaatatatattaattgtattgaatatttttttagttgtatttaaagcatttttgtgaattgtatcCCCAAACATATCCAGTAttcaataatatataaaacataaagaTACCACAAAACATTAAATGGCTTTTTTGTATACGAGTCATTGCATACGGCATTAAATTATTTGATACAATTAAATTACTAAAGATTTGATGTTATTCTACTTAGCATATTAGAGTTTTAAAGGTGTTATAACATGAATTCGAATTCCTCGTTTATCATTATTCCATTTATTAATGAACTACAATAAGACATTGTttgggtgatttatttattgttattgctaATATAGATGCACATTAAGAAACATAATACAAAAAACTTGtattaatatacaaaaaaaatttatcaaTGATACTTACAAAACATGATTTGAAAAACTCAGATGGGTCATCACCAAGAAGTACTGGAAGCCCTCGAACGACAACACATCGCATGTCACTGAGGTCAGAGGCCTGAGGTGTTGCAGAGAAACATTGTATCATGTCAACATGAGAGAAAGGCAATTTTCATGTATCATTATTTAGTGTCTGTTACTGAGGATTTCAAAAGTAATTATATCAATTTCAAAATACAGGAAACAACGGCATCGATTTATATCAATGGCATGTACAAACAATTGCATATACAAACCTTGGCATCTAGCAGAAGACTGCTTAAAATCTGTCCAGTGAGACCTCTCTTTGACCTGAAGATCTGAATCAGCTGTGGGCAGTGATGATCAAGAGACCCATAGAATTCTTGCTTCAGATTCTTCCCAACTATTCGGTTGAATTCTTGATACACCTGTAGTAGTAAAACACAAAAAGTAAATTAACAacagagaaacattaaaaatgaacaACTATCAAATATGTTATCATGTTTATCAATACTGTATTAGTTTTATTACAAACACTTTACCTGACTTTCAGTGAAAAGTGCTGGCCAACGCTGAAGTATCTGGCTTACAGGAGGCTTGTTGATCACAACTTCCTGTCTTCTTAAAGACAGAGTCACATCCATATTCTGATTAATGAAGGTAgcatcaggtttttttttcttcgtttcaTCTGCCAACTGCTGTCTGAGCAACTCAAGACTGGAAGTATCATGACCACTTGGAAGGTTAGGTAGATAGTTGACCTCTCCTTTCCTTggtttttttatgttcttgttagGTGGATCACTGCTAGTAGAGTATCTTCCTCTTTTTCCTGCATTAACTGTGACATCTGTGTGCCCAAGGCTTCTCATTTTGGATCTGTAATTTCCCATTTTGTCTTTCAAACTGTTTGTCCACCCACAGTGTCCAGAAGGCGATCCTGGTTCTTGAAGGCAGGGGTGGGTATTCACCAATGCCTTTGCAACACCTTTTAAATCGTCAGCAGATGGGTATGCTTTGAAGGAGTATATGGTTTCAGCAAGTTTCTGAAGAATGTCATGTTTCagttcttttgtcatttttagatGCGTTCCATCCTTCAAGTAGATTAAATTGGCCTGACGCAGCCTGAATTCAACGTCGACCGAAAATTTCGGAATCAAGAAGATATCAGGCCAtggcattttctttttctggggTGATTCAGAAATCAGTACTGTATCTGCAGTACTTGGAGCATTACTCGATATTTCACTTgatgactgcatttcatcttcTGCCACTGACACCAATTCAAGCACTGGGATAATTTTTACTGTTGGCTTCTCAGGGAGCTCTTCCAAAGCAGTTACATTGCAAAATTCATGATCAAAGAAAGGATCTCGAAACTGCAATGTAAAATTATAGTTCAGTCCAAGAGTGTTTCTGAGACAGTTGATCAAATCTTCAACTGAACATGGCTTTGAAGTCAGTGTGACTTTTCTGATATCAGCTTCTGTGAGAATAACGCGCAAAATCATGATTTCTTGAGAGGCCATCTAGAGGGAAATGACAAAAGAACCAATTTAGCAAAGAATAAAACGTTTCAATGTCACCATCAGTTTACCATGTACATTATATGCTGACAGGGGAATAATATCATTCAGATCTTCAAGTTGAAGCACACAAAAAGATGGCATAACTGGGCAGCAAAGCTCATATGAACGAAGGTGCTCAAAATACCATGATGTCATGACTTTGCACACAAAATGTACCTCTGCATTTACTGCAACAATCTGAGTTACTTGTTTAAAATCAGGTAGCCCTGAGCATGATCCAGCTGAAAGTATCATGTCTGTCTTGTAATCAATCCCATTAATGCAGACAGATGGTGCAACAAGAAGTGTATGAGTTTGAGGGAATTTTTGACCAAGAACTCTCTGAATGTTCTCTGGGAAAGTGTTAACTAACACTTGTGTAACCTTGGTCATTTCCACACCCAGTTTGAAAAAAGAACTGCAGTCCAACTGATGACTAAGAGCCCTCTGATGTTTCACTGCAAGGGTCATGGCAACATTCTTGAAGTTCTGAGCATCACGTATAACCTTTTTGAAGAACTTATGTTTCGCTTCAAAACGCATTGTCCAGACTTCAGTAAGTGGACCATGTACCCTAATTAGTTCAGTGTAGTGTTCAATGTAGTGGTGTTTTGGTCGTAGTGTAAAGTCAGGGAAGGTTGACTGCAGAAGATTCCTATGCTCTGCCACTTTGCACTCAAGGATGTATAATGACTCTTCAGTAAAGCGAGGTGCCACAATTAATGCAACAATGTCCTTGAGGAGCATGAGCACTTCCCATGTGTTGTCACCCTCAGGAATGTTATGGCCAATAAGAAAAGGAAGAAGCCTAATCAGACACCAATTCTCATGGCCATTTCCCCCAATTGTGCCCTTGGTTGAGAAGCCCTTTGAAACCATCTGAGGCTGATCAGTTTTGTCTGTGAACGTATAGGGAAATGTTTTGATGGCTTCATTTAATACATCTAGAGTGATGCATTTCTTTGCTATCAGGTCTTTGAGGCAAACTGACAACTCCACTGGGACCACTCCCTCGAAAACATCATGCAATATGTCAGGGGGATAACCACCAATGACATGAAAATGTTCTAAAATTGATGTGAGTGGGCACTGTCGTCTCACACCTGTTTCTCTACATACATTTGGATCATGCAGTGATTCTTGCACCTGCCTGTTGTGTGTATCTCTACCTCTAAGTTGAAATGCACCAGATCTTACCTCTTTGTGTTGTGCATCAGTCCTGGATGCCATGCAAAATCTACAAAACTTGTCCACAATGAAGCTTTCAGAAAATCCTGCAAGAGAGTGAGCACCAAGGTTATCTGCTGACACATAGAGTACCGTTCCTTTAACACTTCTACCAAGATGCTCAATGTAGACACCATGCTGTTCAAGAGTGGCTAAATCACAAAGAAGTGGGTGCAGAACTCTTTCATAACCATACTCTTTAATTATTTCAGTGTTGCACAAGAGAGCAAGCTGAATAGAGTTTAGTGTGGATCTGTATTTTCCATGCAAGTTTGCAATGACCCAGTAAAGTGCACACATCTTATGTTTTCGTTTAGATGTTCCTAAAGGGTTAGCCACTTCAAAATCATCAATATATAGACCCAAAGCGATTGTGAATTCATCACTACTAAGAAGGGCATTCCCTCTAAAGCCTGAGCCATCACTACATGTCCTGTATTCATCTGGTTTATGTTCGTGTCTTGACATAGCCTTATccaaaatgtcttttttgttCAATAGTTTCTGTAGCATCTGTAAGAGGGGGACATATGCTACAGTTTTTCTGCCTTTCTCAACTACAAACTCCATAGGCATTACCAGAGCAAAGTTGCGCATTACATATGATGCTCTTCTTTTACTAGTTGCAAGACATCCATTTTTTCCACATGATTTAGACAATATGTCACTTTCTGCCACAACCTCAACCACCTCTTTCACAACTGCCTCATCTACATGTCCAAAGTGCTTCTGAAGAACAGCCTTTATGTTCTTTTGCAAAAGTGGCTGGGACAATTGAATTATTTGGCAAAGCTGTTGAGTTACTTCCTGAACCGAGCTCTCTGGTATGTGAAGGAtggtttgcatttttaaaaaaagagcagCTAAATTAAATTGTAACTGTTGTCTTAAATCTTGAGATTGTGTCTCGCTTGCTTCTGCATTCAAAACATCTTGGTCAAATTCACCTAGAAGCATCTCCTGTGCAGTATGCTCCTCCTGAGTGTCAACTACACTGTCATTTTCAGTCTCATTACTCTCTATCCTTACTATTAACTCTGGTTTAAACAGTGTCTCATTTTGATCTTTGTGATGCTTGCTTTTGTGTGCACTGAATGTGGAACATACACTGCTTTCAAAGTTACAGCCCTGAAATGGACACTGAACTTTTTGGTGGTCTTTGAGATGTCTACGCTGAAGGTGGGCAAAATATTCAGTAATCTGACAGGGTTCAAAAAAATCACAACGCTGACAGCGAAACTTCACTTTAATTATCGTTTTAGActgttgtttttcattttctgtaTGAACACGAGATAAGTGTATTTTAAGGCTATTGAAAGACTTGAACGTACACAAACATTCCTGATATATGCATGGAAATGGTTGGCTTCTTGCATAGCTCCCATGTTTAATTCTATAATGTTTTAATAAGTACCCTCTTTTGTCACAAGAAAATGTGCAATACTTACATTTCCAGCTCATCCTGGTTGGCTTTGCTCTGATTTTTCTGTAATGTGCAAATCTGCTTTTTATGTAATCTGCAAAATTACAGAAATACACATTAGATTACGAGCTGACAcaacacatttacatattttgatCTGTTATCACGAAATTTTCCACAAACAGCTATTGTTAACCACAAAAATATTCAGAGTGCTACAGGTATTTATCTAACGTTAGCTTTTCAATCGAATTAACTGAAAATGCACTTGCTAATGCCATGCTGAGGAGCACGAGGTTGCATATCTTTGAAAACTGCTAACATGGATTCATATTTCTATCATGCAAAGAAAGGGTCAAATCTCATTGCAATCTACGTTTAATACTTCACTAACGgagaaatatatacatatatatatataaaaagctcGAATAGGTCAGTGATAAATTTGCGCTTTATCCGCGTTAATGTTAACCGTTAGCTAAACATTTCTGAACCGCAGTCAAGTGAGCCGCCATAAGAGCTACCATCACTGAAAAAAGTAATCAGTTTACAAAACAGATAAAGCTTTTGTTAATGAGGATAACTTATCGAATGCAACGTCCACATTAAACTTTAGATGTGACGATGTTGTCACGTAATGTTAGATGGTAACTCTACGTTTATATAACGTTAAGAATGCGCGGCCGCGATCGGTTATAACGTAGCGAAAATGAACACGCTTACACATTCAAAACTTATATTAACCTTTTTACATACTATATTTCACATGTCACGAACCCTATTACGCATGTCTTGGCATTTTGAACGTCTTAGACCTATTTATAATTGTGGTAATGGCGGTTGCGACAGACCAGAACAATAGCATATCAAAAATTAACATGAAACTAACGTTAGACACAGCTTAGTCTTACATGTAGTTTTCTTTCTAATCGCTACATACTTTgttaaacaaaacacaatgtaTTAGCTGTTTGGGACGAAAGTATGAAATCGTACTAATACTCACAGTGTCCAGCACAGACATTAGAAAATGCGCGCTCACGCGGTCTCCACCAGTGACGTCAGTTCAAAGAGCCTGTCACATTTGCCCTTCCAATTCGTTCCTTTGACAACAGACTAGAATAAGCTCTGTTAAATACATTCAATTTAAACATTCCAGTAGAATCAAAAATATCATCCAAATCGTACAACAAACTAAACAAATAGAGTAATTGAGAAAAAACTTTGGCATTTATGTTTATTGAATctaaatattttgaattaattcaACTTTAGGGATAACAGTGCAGGCGCCAACATGCAAAATATGATTTAAACGCTGTCAAATGTAATTCTTCAGATATATGTGGAGCTTTAAACACCTCGGCCTGCAATTCTTGCTCAATCAGTGAAAGATTTTGATTCCCACATTGTGTACACTCTGATCGGCCCTTGGGCTTGTAAAGCCCCACCTGCGAACTATAGTGAAATGGCATTAGTTTGCACACGCCCTGGTCAGAAAGCATAAAGACAACATTGTATGTTTGAGGATTGTTCACGGTTATAGTTTTCACATGGCGTCACGCTCTTAAAGATACGCCCCAGTGGAGTTGTTTTTCCAGGTTTGTTCTACATTGTAGATAGGATACTAACTCACTAAATTCTGTATTAAGTATTATAACATGGCTGTCTGGaatgcttgattttgattggtcagttACAACAATTCAAGGTGTGCTATTTCACTATAATAACTGCTAAAATTAAAGGTCCCCTGAAGTTCTtcgaaatgtaaaaatattttattcgatgtttgaagTGCAGGcacgtagccagcctggtgacaGAGgaggttcttttttctcaaaaagtggacctgtttgcagttatacgcctcagtttgtatttaactatgagatttaaatactgggATTTGAATTACTGGccaaagttatttaaaattacacgttattacaataaatattcaataaaaatatattatattaattatataataaatatattatataatcttaaattacataaaataaataaaaggacaaattctggaccttttggccgtGGGCGGGTGGTTCGTTCATTCGAATCACTCGAACCTGATTTCACACAGCCGCCATTAAAAATCGAGGCTGCAGTGGCAAAAACCCGGAAGTATCGCCTGAGTCACACAGgaacgttgtgtacctggctgtatctAATTAGCGAAGAGAAATCAGCACAAGTTTATCATTTCAATGCCTTCCGAGTGActcgaaggtccgttctgaatggaaaataaaaaaaacagaagtttacacacactataaaaaaggaacataaccattttttaaaagaatgtctgatggtaaatgatactgtcacggtttatggatctgtgtgttcctcctgtatgttatgtatcatgccttgtgtgttgtcatgtgtgagggtgtgtgtttgtttaccttttgtgttgacagcgtgctaggatcagctgatgtcatcagctgacttatcATCCTCCAGCTGAATCTCTTTTGGCTGGCTATATATTTCCTCCTGTGGTATgtgctggttatcagtccgttggTTGTCCTTGTTTGTCCTTGTTCCTGACTGTTGTCTCCCAGTATCCTTCGCTGTCCGTTTCATGTCTTCGTCGTGGCCTGTGGCTCTCTTTTGTTTTGAACTTTCGTGTGTCCTCTGTTCATTAAAATACTCGCATTTGGATCCTCCCTGTCTAAGAGTCGTGACAGATACGAAACGTTTACTATTtcaggtccgttaggattacctaaataatttacatttgctaaatgcca
This sequence is a window from Danio rerio strain Tuebingen ecotype United States chromosome 16, GRCz12tu, whole genome shotgun sequence. Protein-coding genes within it:
- the si:ch73-42k18.1 gene encoding uncharacterized protein LOC100150220 yields the protein MASRTDAQHKEMASQEIMILRVILTEADIRKVTLTSKPCSVEDLINCLRNTLGLNYNFTLQFRDPFFDHEFCNVTALEELPEKPTVKIIPVLELVSVAEDEMQSSSEISSNAPSTADTVLISESPQKKKMPWPDIFLIPKFSVDVEFRLRQANLIYLKDGTHLKMTKELKHDILQKLAETIYSFKAYPSADDLKGVAKALVNTHPCLQEPGSPSGHCGWTNSLKDKMGNYRSKMRSLGHTDVTVNAGKRGRYSTSSDPPNKNIKKPRKGEVNYLPNLPSGHDTSSLELLRQQLADETKKKKPDATFINQNMDVTLSLRRQEVVINKPPVSQILQRWPALFTESQVYQEFNRIVGKNLKQEFYGSLDHHCPQLIQIFRSKRGLTGQILSSLLLDAKASDLSDMRCVVVRGLPVLLGDDPSEFFKSCFASDDGDSYQHVPVGILNRENEDALQPLSFRLHPSSVGIILEGNVVMDNIDNIPQAMCLLFGLTYALHLDYPKCMGNTLLFIQQVLLGLGKKELKGKILAVKNQLAM